A stretch of the Vanacampus margaritifer isolate UIUO_Vmar chromosome 6, RoL_Vmar_1.0, whole genome shotgun sequence genome encodes the following:
- the LOC144053289 gene encoding ankyrin repeat and SOCS box protein 13-like codes for MFLRWMAEDDDMEITRNRPSLYGDIAHGLGFWTERSAVHEAAAQGRAARLQQLIRDGAAVNAVAIDSITPLHEACIQGHAGCVALLLAAGAQVDARNIDGSTPLCDACAAGSPECVKLLLEYGAAVNPPLFTFSPLHEACLRGNLDCMELLIQHGASMEAHNWHYGTPLHVACASKHYHCAKLLLNAGANVNAAKLHETALHHAAKTRHVDLIELLVEFGADLHARDNADKKAIHYAPLGSPAHLCFRFYEDTPLSLQQMARVALRRILGAKALHVFSRLDLPKRMVAFLSYAPPPVFDI; via the exons ATGTTTTTGCGGTGGATGGCCGAAGATGACGACATGGAGATAACGCGGAACAGACCGTCCTTGTACGGGGACATCG CTCACGGTCTGGGGTTCTGGACGGAGCGGTCGGCGGTGCACGAGGCGGCGGCGCAAGGTCGAGCGGCGCGGCTGCAGCAGCTGATCCGGGACGGGGCGGCCGTCAACGCCGTGGCCATCGACTCCATCACGCCTTTGCACGAGGCCTGCATCCAGGGACACGCGGGCTGTGTCGCGCTGCTGCTCGCCGCCGGGGCGCAG GTGGACGCTCGCAACATCGACGGCAGCACGCCGCTGTGCGACGCCTGCGCGGCCGGCAGCCCGGAGTGCGTCAAGCTGCTGCTGGAGTACGGCGCCGCCGTCAATCCGCCGCTTTTCACCTTCTCGCCGCTCCACGAGGCCTGCCTGCGAG GCAATTTGGATTGCATGGAGCTGCTGATCCAGCACGGCGCCTCCATGGAGGCGCACAACTGGCACTACGGGACGCCGCTGCACGTAGCCTGCGCCAGCAAACACTACCACTGCGCTAAACTGCTCCTCAACGCCG GTGCGAACGTAAACGCGGCCAAGCTACACGAGACGGCGCTTCACCACGCCGCCAAGACGCGCCACGTGGACCTGATTGAGCTCCTGGTGGAGTTTGGCGCTGACCTGCACGCCCGAGACAACGCCGACAAGAAGGCCATCCATTACGCGCCGCTCGGATCGCCGGCGCATCTATGCTTCCGCTTCTACGAGG ACACGCCGCTGAGCCTCCAGCAGATGGCACGGGTGGCCCTGAGGAGGATCCTGGGTGCGAAGGCGCTGCACGTTTTCTCCCGGCTGGATTTGCCCAAGCGCATGGTGGCGTTTCTGTCGTACGCGCCGCCTCCCGTCTTCGACATCTGA